Within the Saccharopolyspora gloriosae genome, the region GATGTTCGCCAACGCCAGCCCGCTGATCCCGGGGAACCTCATCCGGCTCAGTGGTGTTGAAGTCGGCCAGATCGAATCCGTGACCCTGCGCGGAGGTCAAGCCGCGGTCAAGATGCGCCTCGACCGTTCCGTGCTGCCCTTGCACAGCGACGCGAGCGCGAAGATCCGGCCGGTGACGCTGCTCGGCGAGCGGTTCATCGACCTGAACCGGGGGTCGGACAGCGCTCCCGAGCTGACGGACCCGCTGGTGATCCGTGCGGACCGGACCACTCGCGCTGTCGACCTCGACGAGGTGCTGAACTCGGTCGACGACCCTTCCAGTACCGCGCTCGCCGCCCTGGTCACCACCTTGGGCGAGGGCACGGCAGGGCAGGGCCCCAACATCGACGAAGCACTCAAGGCGCTGGCCCCGGCGTTGCAGGACACTCAGCAGCTGGGGTCCGTGCTGGAGCAGCAGAACGAGGTGCTCGGACAGCTCGTGGATCGCACGAGCCCGGTCGCCAAGGCGCTGGCCGAGCAGAACGGCGGGAACCTCGACAAGGCGGTGGAGTCCGGCAAGCAGTTGCTGGCGTCGGTGGCCGCCCAGCGACAGGCCACAAAGGATTCGTTGACCCAGCTTCCCGGAACTCTGGAAGAGGCCAGGAAGGTGCTCTCCGAAGTGTCCGGGGTCGCCGAGCAGGGCACACCGGTCCTGCGCGACATCCGGCCGGTCACCGACGACCTGACGCAGATCACCGATGAGCTCGACAAGTTCGCCGATGCCGCGGATCCCGCGCTGGGTTCCCTGCCGCCGGTGCTGGACAAGGGCAAGGCGTTGCTCGACCAGGCCGCGCCGGCGGTCCGGGACCTCAAACCCGGTGTGGAACAACTGCCGGGGGTGAGCTCCTCCGCGCATCGGCTCGTCGGCGATCTCACACCGGCGATGGGCACGGCGCTGGACTTCATCAAGTACTGGGCGATGTCCACCAACGGCCGGGACGGCCTGGGCAACTACTTCCGCGCGTTCGTCGTGACGACGCCGCAGAGCTTGATCCAGTATCCCGGTGTGGGACTCGGACCGCCTAGCCCGCCCACCCCGAGCCCGGTGCCGGAACTGCCGATCCCGGGAGTTCCCGGTGTGCCCCCGCCACTTCCAGGTTTGCCGAGCCTGCCGGGGCTCACGGGGCCTCCGGAGGACGGCGGCTCGAAGCCGGGTGCTCCGGCACCCGATGGTGACGGCAGCGCGACAGGGCTGGACCTCTCGCAGGAGACCGCTCTGGTCGACCAACTTCTAGGAGGACGCTGATGGCAGCGGTGTCACGATCGACGACGCGGTCGTTCCTGGCCGGTCTGGGAGGCGTGGTCGTCCTGGGTGGGTTCGTGTTCATCGGCGTCACGGCCAGCTCGGGTCTGCCCGGAGCGCCGGTGACGACGGTCCGGGCCGAGTTCGACGAGGTCGGCGCCTCGCTGAAGGTGGGCAACGACGTCCGGGAGAACAGCACCCGGATCGGCGAAGTGTCTGACCTGAGCTACGAGAACGGACATGCCGTCGCGACCTTGGAACTGGACGGGAACGTGCCGGTCTACGAGGACGCCAAGGCCCAGGTCTGGGACCAGTCGGCGCTGGCCAAGAAGTTCGTGGAGATCGACCGCGGGCATCAAGGAAGCGGCCGACTCGGTGATCGGGCCATCCCGGCGGAACGCAACGTGGGTTCGGCCGACCTCGACAACGTGCTGGACGCGCTCGATCCACGGACACGTGACGCGCTGACCAGCACCCTGCGCGAGGTCGGTAGTGGCGGCGCGGGACACGGTCAGGATCTCAACGACATCGCCGGCAAGGCTCCGGGAATCCTGCGGGGCCTCGGCAACACGTCCGGAGCGCTGAGCGATCCGCAGACGGATCTGCCCGGGCTGCTGAACCGCGCCGACGATCTGGTGGGCTCGCTGCACGGCCGGGAGCGGGAGCTGGCGGGTCTTGTCCGGGAGATCGGTGACACGGCCGGGGCCGCGGCCGTGGACGATGGAGCGCCGCTACAAGACAGCCTCAGAGCGTTGCCCGCGACGCTGAGCGACACCCGTGCCGCCCTCAATTCGCTGGACGAGCCGCTGAGCGACGTCCACTCCGCGGTGTCGGACATCCGGCCCGGCGCCTCGGCGCTGGGATCGGCGACCCCCGACGTGCGCGGGGTACTACGCGAGGGGACGGAGCCGTTGAACATGGTTCCCGGCGTGGCGGACAAGGCCGAGCCCGCGGTCGAGGACCTGACTCAGACCGTGGCGGACGCCCGTCCGCTGGTCTCCCCGTTGTCTCGCGCCTTGAGCGACGCCGCTCCGCCGGTGAACACGCTGGCGCAGTACAGCCCCGAAGTCGTCGCCTTCTTCCGGAACATCGAGAGCATGGT harbors:
- a CDS encoding MlaD family protein yields the protein MRIFKNAGLRIGLALAAVAAVVATGVTTARLGEDKDVSLTVMFANASPLIPGNLIRLSGVEVGQIESVTLRGGQAAVKMRLDRSVLPLHSDASAKIRPVTLLGERFIDLNRGSDSAPELTDPLVIRADRTTRAVDLDEVLNSVDDPSSTALAALVTTLGEGTAGQGPNIDEALKALAPALQDTQQLGSVLEQQNEVLGQLVDRTSPVAKALAEQNGGNLDKAVESGKQLLASVAAQRQATKDSLTQLPGTLEEARKVLSEVSGVAEQGTPVLRDIRPVTDDLTQITDELDKFADAADPALGSLPPVLDKGKALLDQAAPAVRDLKPGVEQLPGVSSSAHRLVGDLTPAMGTALDFIKYWAMSTNGRDGLGNYFRAFVVTTPQSLIQYPGVGLGPPSPPTPSPVPELPIPGVPGVPPPLPGLPSLPGLTGPPEDGGSKPGAPAPDGDGSATGLDLSQETALVDQLLGGR
- a CDS encoding MlaD family protein; the protein is MAAVSRSTTRSFLAGLGGVVVLGGFVFIGVTASSGLPGAPVTTVRAEFDEVGASLKVGNDVRENSTRIGEVSDLSYENGHAVATLELDGNVPVYEDAKAQVWDQSALAKKFVEIDRGHQGSGRLGDRAIPAERNVGSADLDNVLDALDPRTRDALTSTLREVGSGGAGHGQDLNDIAGKAPGILRGLGNTSGALSDPQTDLPGLLNRADDLVGSLHGRERELAGLVREIGDTAGAAAVDDGAPLQDSLRALPATLSDTRAALNSLDEPLSDVHSAVSDIRPGASALGSATPDVRGVLREGTEPLNMVPGVADKAEPAVEDLTQTVADARPLVSPLSRALSDAAPPVNTLAQYSPEVVAFFRNIESMVSTSVAPGVHGARVGVAAHPAIADGGLIKDPLQGQDPYPAPGEVYKQRTGLLPNILTGGGQ